A single genomic interval of Mycolicibacterium sp. MU0053 harbors:
- a CDS encoding SDR family oxidoreductase, which produces MSVELRDAAGLRVLIVGASSGIGHAVATSAAQRGATVAVAARRLDLLTELAESVGGSAFELDVQDPKAIERVVGQAAEALGGMIDAVVFTSTVVPIAYVEDTDVATWLHAFAVNAIGANYVLRAALPYLSNEGVVLITSSRDVGRPRAGVAAYDASKAALDEILNSWRSEHPELSVIRVGMGPTEDTEILRGADRDLLDELFRSWVAHGQLPAQMSELRDVANTLVSLLTAAYANPSVVPEVVQLAPRIRKRDAKPPTAITP; this is translated from the coding sequence ATGAGTGTTGAACTTCGCGACGCCGCCGGACTGCGAGTCCTCATCGTCGGCGCGTCCTCCGGAATCGGTCATGCCGTCGCCACCAGCGCCGCCCAGCGCGGAGCCACCGTCGCGGTGGCGGCCCGCCGACTCGACCTGCTGACCGAGCTGGCCGAATCCGTCGGCGGCAGCGCGTTCGAACTCGACGTCCAAGACCCCAAGGCCATCGAGCGGGTCGTCGGCCAGGCCGCCGAGGCGCTCGGCGGAATGATCGACGCCGTCGTCTTCACCAGCACCGTCGTCCCGATCGCCTACGTCGAGGACACCGACGTCGCCACCTGGCTGCATGCGTTTGCCGTCAACGCCATCGGCGCGAACTACGTACTGCGAGCCGCCCTGCCGTACCTGAGCAACGAGGGCGTCGTGCTGATCACCTCCAGTCGTGACGTGGGCCGTCCACGTGCCGGCGTTGCGGCCTACGACGCCAGCAAGGCAGCGCTCGACGAGATCCTCAACTCCTGGCGCAGCGAGCACCCCGAACTGTCGGTCATTCGAGTGGGCATGGGCCCCACCGAGGACACCGAGATCCTGCGTGGCGCGGATCGCGATCTGCTCGACGAGCTGTTCCGGTCCTGGGTCGCGCATGGGCAGCTGCCCGCCCAGATGTCGGAGCTGCGGGACGTCGCAAACACGCTGGTATCACTGCTCACCGCGGCATACGCCAATCCGAGTGTGGTACCCGAGGTCGTGCAGTTGGCACCGCGCATCCGGAAGCGCGACGCGAAGCCACCCACCGCGATCACGCCTTGA
- a CDS encoding PASTA domain-containing protein produces the protein MKFCAPFAASVLMAGGLLFAGPATAAGDDATETWTMPDVTGKTLAQAQSAIAGLSDDVTFRTVSTDMTGYARPQLSAPSWTVCATAPRPGGTITAKTTVIFGVVRLHSEPC, from the coding sequence ATGAAGTTCTGTGCGCCATTTGCGGCTTCCGTGTTGATGGCGGGCGGGTTGCTGTTCGCCGGGCCGGCCACCGCTGCGGGCGACGACGCCACCGAAACCTGGACGATGCCCGACGTGACCGGCAAGACGCTGGCGCAGGCCCAATCCGCGATAGCCGGACTCAGCGACGACGTCACATTCCGCACGGTGTCCACGGACATGACGGGCTACGCGCGCCCGCAGCTCAGCGCTCCCAGCTGGACGGTCTGCGCGACGGCGCCCCGGCCCGGCGGCACCATCACCGCGAAGACCACGGTCATCTTCGGCGTCGTGCGGTTGCACAGCGAACCCTGCTGA
- a CDS encoding PASTA domain-containing protein, with protein MIKFLAPAAAVGAVALAAGLTFAGPAAADDPEWEMPDLVGATLEQAESSVAALSDQITFETEDLTGLGREQLSPANWTVCATVPEAGETLTADSTVGFVVVRQHQESCE; from the coding sequence ATGATCAAATTTCTTGCGCCCGCCGCCGCGGTCGGCGCCGTTGCGCTCGCAGCCGGGCTCACCTTTGCCGGACCCGCCGCGGCCGACGACCCCGAATGGGAGATGCCCGACCTGGTCGGTGCCACCCTCGAGCAAGCCGAATCCTCGGTGGCTGCACTCAGCGACCAGATCACCTTCGAGACCGAGGACCTGACCGGCCTCGGACGCGAGCAGCTCAGCCCCGCCAACTGGACGGTCTGCGCCACCGTTCCGGAGGCCGGTGAAACCCTCACCGCGGACTCGACCGTCGGGTTCGTCGTGGTGCGCCAGCATCAGGAATCCTGCGAGTAG
- a CDS encoding putative quinol monooxygenase, translated as MVIVAGHILVEPTRREAYLADCVDVVEQARVAPGCLDFAITADLIEPGRINVLERWDTRAALEAFRGGGPGDDQSAVMLSASVADYDVAHAG; from the coding sequence ATGGTCATCGTGGCGGGACACATCCTCGTCGAGCCAACCCGACGCGAGGCCTACCTCGCGGATTGCGTCGATGTCGTCGAACAGGCCCGGGTGGCGCCGGGGTGCCTGGACTTCGCGATCACGGCCGACCTGATCGAACCCGGGCGCATCAACGTCTTGGAGCGCTGGGACACGCGCGCGGCGCTGGAGGCGTTCCGCGGCGGCGGGCCGGGTGATGATCAAAGTGCGGTAATGCTGTCGGCATCGGTGGCGGACTACGACGTGGCGCACGCCGGGTAA
- a CDS encoding thermonuclease family protein codes for MEAARAGMAQAYIYRGRPVQRYPQIAAAEREAQAAGRGLWGPPCHGATESVRR; via the coding sequence GTGGAGGCCGCCCGCGCCGGCATGGCGCAGGCCTACATCTATCGCGGCCGACCGGTGCAGCGCTACCCGCAGATCGCCGCCGCCGAGCGGGAGGCGCAGGCCGCCGGGCGGGGGCTGTGGGGGCCGCCGTGCCACGGCGCCACGGAGTCGGTGCGCCGCTAG
- a CDS encoding fatty acid desaturase family protein, translated as MAITDIKRYAHLTAEDVEALERELDAIRTDIEESRGERDARYIRRSIQLQRALAAGGRAVLFASRNKVAWCVGTAMLGTAKIIENMELGHNIIHGQWDWMNDPEIHSTEWEWDTTAPGTHWKKSHNFIHHKYTNVVGLDDDIGYGIMRLTRDQRWERWMIGNPIYNVLLGTLFEWGVAAHGLETTKYRKGEKSLAEVRKDLRIIGKKVGKQVGKDYIVFPALAGPNWKYTLAANAVANLIRNYWAYMVIFCGHFPDGAEKFTKEEFDNETRAEWYLRQMLGSANFHAGPLMAFMSGNLCYQIEHHLFPDLPSNRYAEISERVRALCEKYDLPYTTGSLGRQYLQSFRTIAKLALPDKLLKASSDNAPETNSELKFRIRDGMRESFGVDPATGKRRGLRSAIRELENGAIAVA; from the coding sequence GTGGCCATCACCGACATCAAACGTTACGCACACCTGACAGCCGAGGACGTCGAGGCGCTGGAGCGGGAACTCGACGCCATCCGCACCGACATCGAGGAATCGCGCGGCGAACGCGACGCCCGCTACATCCGGCGTTCCATCCAATTGCAGCGCGCGCTGGCCGCGGGGGGCCGTGCGGTGCTGTTCGCCAGCCGCAACAAGGTGGCCTGGTGCGTGGGGACGGCGATGCTGGGCACCGCCAAGATCATCGAGAACATGGAACTCGGCCACAACATCATTCACGGGCAGTGGGACTGGATGAACGACCCCGAGATCCACTCGACCGAGTGGGAGTGGGACACCACCGCGCCCGGTACGCATTGGAAGAAGTCGCACAACTTCATCCACCACAAGTACACCAACGTCGTCGGCCTCGACGACGACATCGGGTACGGCATCATGCGACTCACGCGCGATCAGCGCTGGGAACGGTGGATGATCGGCAACCCGATCTACAACGTGCTGCTGGGCACCCTGTTCGAGTGGGGCGTCGCGGCCCACGGGCTGGAGACTACGAAGTACCGCAAGGGCGAGAAGTCGCTGGCCGAGGTGCGGAAGGATCTGCGGATCATCGGCAAGAAGGTGGGCAAGCAGGTCGGCAAGGACTACATCGTGTTCCCGGCGTTGGCGGGTCCCAACTGGAAGTACACCCTGGCGGCCAACGCGGTCGCGAACCTGATCCGCAACTACTGGGCGTACATGGTGATCTTCTGCGGGCACTTCCCCGACGGTGCGGAGAAGTTCACCAAGGAAGAGTTCGACAACGAGACCCGGGCCGAATGGTATCTGCGACAGATGCTGGGCTCGGCCAACTTTCACGCCGGTCCGCTGATGGCGTTCATGAGCGGCAACCTGTGCTATCAGATCGAGCACCATCTGTTTCCCGACCTGCCGAGCAACCGCTACGCCGAGATCAGCGAGCGGGTGCGGGCACTGTGCGAGAAGTACGACCTGCCCTACACCACCGGGTCGCTGGGCCGCCAGTACCTGCAGTCGTTCCGGACCATCGCCAAACTCGCCCTGCCCGACAAGCTGCTCAAGGCGAGCTCCGACAACGCGCCGGAGACGAACTCGGAGTTGAAGTTCCGCATCCGCGACGGGATGCGGGAGAGCTTCGGCGTCGACCCCGCGACCGGCAAGCGGCGCGGCCTGCGCAGCGCCATCCGAGAACTGGAAAACGGGGCGATCGCCGTAGCGTGA
- a CDS encoding ferredoxin reductase has translation MTQPLTPPLRKVARWSIKPAKNVEAAVSPKVNVLRGLAARATTPLLPDDYLKLLNPLWTARELRGQIVDVCRETADSATVTIKPGWGFAADYQPGQYVGIGLRVDGRWHWRSYSLTSVPQRHDKHITITVKATPEGFLSTHLVNGVTPGTVVRLAAPKGDFALPDPPPPNILFVSAGSGITPLMAMLRSLTARGQSPDIVHLHSAPSAEDVIFYDELRALEARQSGYRLHLQLTAQDGKLDFERLDDLVPDWRDRPTWACGPTPMLDAVEAVWDAAGLSDALHTERFTIDRTDKGGEGGTVTFAISDKTIEIDGATSLLEAGEKVGIQMPFGCRMGICQTCVLPLEDGHVRDFRSGDEHGAGDRINTCVSTASGDCTLKI, from the coding sequence ATGACCCAGCCGTTGACTCCGCCGCTGCGCAAGGTGGCGCGGTGGAGCATCAAGCCCGCCAAGAACGTCGAGGCGGCGGTCAGCCCGAAGGTCAATGTGCTGCGCGGACTGGCGGCGCGCGCCACCACGCCGCTGCTGCCCGACGACTACCTCAAGCTGCTCAACCCGCTGTGGACGGCGCGGGAGCTGCGCGGCCAGATCGTCGACGTCTGTCGGGAGACGGCGGACTCCGCCACGGTGACGATCAAGCCGGGCTGGGGATTCGCCGCGGACTACCAGCCCGGCCAGTACGTCGGCATCGGGTTGCGCGTCGACGGACGCTGGCACTGGCGGTCGTACTCGCTCACCTCGGTACCGCAGCGGCACGACAAGCACATCACGATCACCGTGAAGGCGACGCCCGAGGGATTTCTGTCCACCCACCTGGTCAACGGCGTCACACCCGGGACGGTCGTGCGCCTGGCGGCCCCCAAGGGGGATTTCGCGCTGCCCGATCCGCCGCCGCCGAACATACTGTTCGTCAGCGCAGGTAGCGGTATCACCCCGCTGATGGCGATGCTGCGGTCGCTGACCGCCCGCGGCCAGAGTCCCGATATCGTGCACCTGCACTCTGCGCCATCAGCCGAGGACGTCATCTTTTACGACGAGCTGCGTGCCCTGGAAGCACGCCAGTCCGGCTACCGCCTGCATCTGCAACTCACGGCGCAGGACGGGAAGCTCGACTTCGAACGTCTCGACGACCTCGTGCCGGACTGGCGCGACCGGCCCACCTGGGCCTGCGGCCCGACGCCCATGCTGGACGCGGTCGAAGCCGTGTGGGACGCAGCGGGATTGTCCGATGCGCTGCACACCGAGCGCTTCACCATCGACCGTACCGACAAGGGCGGTGAAGGCGGCACCGTCACCTTCGCCATCTCCGACAAGACCATCGAAATCGACGGCGCCACCTCGCTTCTGGAGGCGGGGGAGAAGGTAGGCATCCAGATGCCCTTCGGTTGCCGGATGGGTATCTGCCAGACGTGCGTCCTGCCGCTGGAAGACGGTCACGTCCGCGACTTCCGGTCCGGCGACGAACACGGCGCGGGGGACCGCATCAACACCTGCGTGTCCACCGCATCAGGCGACTGCACACTCAAGATCTAG
- a CDS encoding MFS transporter yields the protein MSSVAEGRPSKPKLPSEVWVLIASNAVIALGYGVVAPVLPEYARHFGVSISAATFVITAFALMRLLFAPAAGMLVQRLGERRIYVGGLLIVAVSTGACAFAQSYWQLLLFRSIGGIGSTMFFISALGLMIRISPENARGRVAGMFSSAFLVGSVGGPVLGALTAGLGLSAPFLIYGGALMVAAAVVFISLRHSSLAAPAPATEAPVRLRDVLPNRAYRAALLSNFATGWSAFGLRIALVPLFVVEVLGQGVGVAGLALATFAIGNVAAVIPSGHLSDRVGRRILLIIGLAAAGVATAIVGFTDDLSLFLVSALLAGAATGMFSSPQQAAVADIIGNKARGGTAVATFQMMADLGSIVGSTLVGLIAQHLSFSWSFLISGAILVLASFGWMLAQETRPRSSHEHTSARPLGPEVSGEVP from the coding sequence GTGAGTTCAGTAGCTGAGGGCCGGCCGTCCAAGCCCAAGCTGCCGTCCGAAGTATGGGTGCTGATCGCGTCCAACGCCGTGATCGCGCTGGGCTACGGGGTGGTCGCGCCGGTGCTGCCCGAATACGCGCGGCACTTCGGGGTGTCGATCAGCGCCGCGACGTTCGTCATCACCGCGTTCGCGCTCATGCGGCTGCTGTTTGCGCCCGCGGCCGGGATGCTGGTGCAGCGCTTGGGCGAGCGGCGCATCTACGTCGGCGGATTGCTGATCGTGGCCGTGTCCACCGGCGCGTGCGCGTTTGCCCAGTCGTATTGGCAGCTGCTGCTGTTCCGGTCGATCGGCGGTATCGGATCGACGATGTTCTTCATCTCGGCGTTGGGGTTGATGATCCGGATCAGTCCGGAGAATGCCCGCGGCCGGGTGGCCGGCATGTTCTCCTCGGCGTTTCTGGTGGGCTCGGTCGGCGGGCCGGTGCTGGGGGCGCTGACCGCCGGGCTGGGCCTCTCGGCGCCGTTCCTGATCTACGGCGGTGCGCTGATGGTGGCCGCCGCCGTGGTGTTCATCAGCCTGCGGCATTCGTCACTGGCGGCGCCGGCCCCGGCGACCGAGGCGCCCGTGCGGCTGCGCGACGTGTTGCCCAACCGGGCGTACCGGGCGGCGTTGCTGTCGAACTTCGCCACCGGTTGGTCGGCGTTCGGTCTGCGCATCGCACTGGTGCCGCTGTTCGTCGTCGAGGTGCTGGGCCAGGGCGTGGGTGTGGCGGGCCTGGCGCTGGCGACCTTCGCGATCGGCAACGTGGCCGCGGTGATCCCCAGCGGCCATCTGTCCGACCGGGTCGGGCGCCGCATCCTGCTGATCATCGGCCTGGCCGCCGCCGGTGTGGCGACCGCGATCGTGGGCTTCACCGATGACCTGTCGCTGTTCCTGGTCAGTGCGCTGCTGGCCGGGGCGGCGACCGGGATGTTCTCCTCGCCGCAGCAGGCCGCCGTGGCCGACATCATCGGCAACAAGGCGCGCGGCGGTACGGCCGTGGCCACCTTCCAGATGATGGCCGACCTGGGTTCGATCGTGGGCTCGACCCTGGTGGGCCTGATCGCCCAGCATCTGTCGTTCTCGTGGTCGTTCCTCATCAGCGGCGCCATCCTGGTGCTGGCCTCGTTCGGGTGGATGCTGGCCCAGGAAACGCGTCCGCGGTCGTCGCATGAGCACACCTCGGCGCGTCCACTGGGTCCAGAGGTCTCCGGCGAGGTTCCCTGA
- the pgm gene encoding phosphoglucomutase (alpha-D-glucose-1,6-bisphosphate-dependent) has product MAAHPRAGQPAQPEDLIDLAHLVTAYYRVAPDPEDIAQQVAFGTSGHRGSSLDGAFNEAHILATTQAIVEYRAAQGTTGPLFLGRDTHGLSEPAWTTALEVLAANDVVAMIDSADRYTPTPAISHAILTFNRGRDSGRPAARADGIVVTPSHNPPRDGGFKYNPPNGGPADTDATTAIAKRANEILRDGLRDVKRIPVARARDSAQRHDYLDAYVADLPNVVNLHAIRAEGVRIGADPMGGASVDYWGAIAERHQLDLTVVNPLVDATWRFMTLDTDGKIRMDCSSPNAMASLIRTLDGGNADYQIATGNDADSDRHGIVTPDGGLMNPNHYLAVAIDYLFTHRPDWPGAVAVGKTAVSSSIIDRVVAGMGRDLVEVPVGFKWFVDGLMSGAIGFGGEESAGASFLRTDGSVWTTDKDGIILALLAAEIVAVTGETPSQRYGELAERYGAPTYARLDAPADREQKARLAQLSAEQVSATELAGEPITAKLTRAPGNGAPLGGLKVTTENAWFAARPSGTEDVYKIYAESFRGPEHLAEVQAAARDVVNTVIA; this is encoded by the coding sequence ATGGCCGCCCATCCTCGCGCCGGGCAACCGGCGCAACCTGAAGACCTGATCGACCTGGCGCACTTGGTGACCGCCTACTACCGCGTGGCGCCCGACCCCGAGGACATCGCCCAGCAGGTGGCGTTCGGCACCTCCGGGCATCGGGGATCCAGCCTGGACGGTGCGTTCAACGAGGCGCACATCCTGGCCACCACGCAGGCGATCGTCGAATACCGTGCCGCGCAGGGCACTACCGGGCCGCTGTTCCTCGGGCGGGACACCCATGGGCTGTCCGAACCGGCGTGGACGACCGCACTGGAGGTGCTGGCCGCCAACGACGTCGTCGCGATGATCGACTCGGCCGACAGATACACCCCGACCCCCGCGATCAGTCACGCCATCCTGACGTTCAATCGCGGCCGCGATTCCGGCAGGCCCGCCGCGCGCGCTGATGGCATCGTCGTCACCCCGTCGCACAACCCGCCGCGCGACGGCGGCTTCAAATACAACCCACCGAACGGCGGGCCCGCCGACACCGACGCCACCACCGCAATTGCCAAGCGGGCCAACGAAATTCTGCGCGACGGTCTGCGCGACGTGAAACGCATCCCGGTGGCACGCGCGCGGGACAGCGCGCAGCGTCACGACTACCTCGACGCCTACGTCGCCGACCTGCCCAACGTCGTCAACCTGCACGCCATCCGCGCCGAGGGGGTCCGGATCGGTGCCGATCCCATGGGCGGGGCCAGCGTTGACTACTGGGGTGCGATCGCCGAACGGCACCAACTCGACCTCACGGTGGTCAACCCGCTGGTGGACGCCACCTGGCGGTTCATGACGTTGGACACCGACGGCAAGATCCGGATGGACTGCAGCTCACCGAACGCGATGGCCTCGTTGATCCGCACCCTCGACGGCGGCAACGCCGACTACCAGATCGCGACCGGCAACGACGCGGACTCCGACCGGCACGGCATCGTCACCCCCGACGGCGGCCTGATGAACCCGAACCACTACCTGGCCGTCGCCATCGACTACCTGTTCACCCACCGGCCCGACTGGCCCGGCGCGGTCGCCGTGGGCAAGACCGCGGTCAGCAGTTCGATCATCGACCGGGTGGTCGCCGGGATGGGCCGAGATCTGGTGGAGGTGCCCGTCGGGTTCAAGTGGTTCGTCGACGGGTTGATGAGCGGGGCCATCGGCTTCGGCGGGGAGGAGTCGGCGGGCGCGTCGTTCCTGCGCACGGACGGCTCGGTGTGGACCACGGACAAGGACGGCATCATCCTGGCGCTGCTGGCCGCCGAGATCGTGGCGGTCACCGGCGAGACGCCGTCGCAGCGCTACGGCGAACTCGCGGAGCGCTACGGCGCCCCGACCTACGCGCGTCTCGACGCGCCGGCCGACCGGGAGCAGAAGGCGCGGCTGGCCCAGCTCTCGGCCGAACAGGTCAGTGCCACCGAGCTGGCGGGCGAGCCGATCACCGCCAAGCTCACCCGGGCCCCCGGCAATGGGGCCCCGTTGGGTGGGTTGAAGGTCACCACCGAGAACGCCTGGTTTGCTGCCCGCCCGTCGGGCACCGAGGACGTCTACAAGATCTACGCCGAATCATTCCGGGGTCCGGAGCATCTGGCGGAGGTGCAGGCTGCCGCCCGCGACGTGGTGAATACAGTCATTGCGTGA
- a CDS encoding MDR family MFS transporter has protein sequence MKLRHDPRTAVLIALILTMALVAMDTTILATAVPQVVGDLGGFDQVGWVFSVYLLAQTVTIPIYGKLTDLYGRKPILVVGVVVFLIGSALSAGAWNMVSLIAFRAVQGIGAGAIGSTVQTVAGDIYTVAERGRIQGYLASVWGISAVIAPALGGLFAQYLSWRWIFLVNIPIGIFALFLIVRDLHDDVVRRRHHIDYLGAILVLVSAGMLILGLLQGGTTWAWGSPASIAVFTIGALAGAALILVERRAAEPILPPWLLTSRHTAASLAATATAGTIVIGLSVYLPNWGQTVLGLSPIAAGFVLATMSITWPLASGISARIYLRIGFRNTALLGAFAAVGAAAGFAMLGPGAPVWQPVACTALMGAGMGWLFSPLIVGLQNTVGWDQRGTITGGLMFSRFLGQSVGAAGFGAVANTVLRRQSDQPAAVAMHSATHAVFVGLLLAGLLTAAILVIVPRRFPSHAAAEAQSAT, from the coding sequence ATGAAGTTACGACACGACCCGCGCACCGCAGTGCTGATCGCGTTGATCCTCACGATGGCCCTGGTTGCCATGGACACCACCATCCTGGCGACCGCCGTCCCCCAGGTGGTCGGTGATTTGGGCGGCTTCGACCAGGTGGGCTGGGTGTTCTCGGTCTATCTGCTCGCCCAGACCGTGACGATCCCGATCTACGGCAAACTCACCGATCTCTACGGCCGCAAGCCGATCCTGGTGGTCGGGGTGGTGGTGTTCCTGATCGGATCGGCGTTGTCGGCCGGAGCGTGGAACATGGTGTCGCTGATCGCATTCCGCGCCGTTCAGGGCATCGGGGCGGGCGCGATCGGCAGCACGGTGCAGACCGTGGCCGGCGACATCTACACCGTGGCAGAACGCGGCCGGATCCAGGGCTACCTGGCCAGCGTCTGGGGAATCTCGGCCGTGATCGCGCCGGCGCTCGGCGGCCTGTTCGCCCAGTACCTGTCGTGGCGCTGGATCTTCCTGGTGAACATTCCGATCGGCATCTTCGCGCTGTTCCTGATCGTGCGCGATCTGCACGACGACGTCGTCCGCCGCCGTCATCACATCGACTACCTGGGCGCGATCCTGGTACTCGTCTCGGCGGGAATGCTGATCCTCGGACTGCTGCAGGGCGGAACCACCTGGGCTTGGGGATCGCCGGCCAGCATCGCCGTCTTCACCATCGGCGCGCTCGCCGGCGCCGCCCTGATCCTCGTCGAGCGCCGCGCGGCCGAGCCGATACTGCCGCCGTGGCTGTTGACCAGTCGCCACACGGCGGCTTCGTTGGCGGCCACCGCCACCGCCGGGACCATCGTGATCGGCCTGTCGGTCTACCTTCCCAACTGGGGACAGACCGTGCTGGGACTGTCTCCCATCGCGGCCGGATTCGTGTTGGCCACCATGAGCATCACCTGGCCGCTGGCCTCGGGCATCTCCGCGCGCATCTATCTGCGGATCGGTTTCCGCAACACCGCGCTGTTGGGTGCCTTTGCCGCCGTCGGCGCTGCGGCCGGGTTCGCGATGCTGGGCCCGGGCGCCCCGGTGTGGCAGCCGGTGGCGTGCACGGCGCTGATGGGCGCCGGCATGGGCTGGTTGTTCTCGCCGTTGATCGTGGGTCTGCAGAACACCGTGGGGTGGGACCAGCGCGGCACCATCACCGGCGGGCTGATGTTCTCCCGGTTCCTCGGGCAGAGCGTGGGTGCGGCCGGGTTCGGCGCGGTCGCCAATACCGTGCTGCGACGTCAGAGCGACCAGCCGGCGGCCGTGGCAATGCATTCGGCTACCCACGCCGTCTTCGTGGGGTTGCTGCTGGCCGGCCTGCTCACCGCGGCGATCCTGGTCATCGTGCCGCGCCGGTTTCCCAGCCACGCCGCGGCTGAGGCGCAATCCGCAACCTAG
- a CDS encoding YihY/virulence factor BrkB family protein, producing MWTRWWTRLAARFNLLPMVLLRRAMRAFNRAPRPVRQAWRLSLRTLRGASADRVPGLAAEVALFSLISLPALLLAILGSLGYIADALGPEGTEGLRQLVLEIPETFLSEQTYHAYHQMVENMLAQRRGSVISIGILLSVWTGSRAMHRLLETIAIAYGVGPRPLGPRRLLALGLTVAGLLGAVALLPPLVLGPRIIEWSVPEAAAAATLQVLELLFWPAVAVLVLVGLATIYHLGVPWHTPWRRDLPGALLAMALWLTAAAGLRAYLEFSVQDDAAYSQVAVPIAVVLWLYLTALAVLLGAEVNAAIEKMWPHERQPWRLGRTARATVR from the coding sequence ATGTGGACGCGATGGTGGACGCGTCTGGCGGCCCGCTTCAACTTGCTACCGATGGTCCTATTGCGGCGCGCCATGCGGGCATTCAACCGGGCACCGCGACCGGTGCGCCAAGCATGGCGGCTGAGCCTGCGTACGCTCCGTGGCGCCAGCGCGGACCGCGTGCCCGGCTTGGCCGCGGAGGTCGCGCTATTCTCGCTGATCTCGCTGCCCGCGTTACTGCTGGCAATCCTCGGATCGTTGGGGTACATCGCCGATGCCCTGGGCCCCGAGGGCACCGAAGGCCTGCGCCAGCTGGTGCTCGAGATCCCCGAGACGTTCCTCTCGGAACAGACCTACCACGCCTACCACCAGATGGTCGAGAACATGCTGGCTCAACGGCGGGGCAGCGTGATCTCGATCGGCATTCTGTTGAGTGTGTGGACCGGCTCCCGAGCCATGCATCGGCTCTTGGAGACCATCGCGATCGCCTACGGCGTCGGTCCGCGGCCACTCGGGCCACGGCGCCTCCTAGCGCTCGGCTTGACCGTCGCTGGTCTGCTCGGCGCGGTGGCGCTGCTGCCGCCACTGGTCCTGGGTCCGCGCATCATCGAATGGTCGGTCCCCGAGGCGGCGGCCGCCGCCACGCTACAAGTCCTCGAACTGTTGTTCTGGCCGGCCGTGGCCGTGCTGGTCCTCGTCGGGCTCGCCACCATCTATCACCTCGGAGTCCCCTGGCATACGCCGTGGCGGCGCGACCTGCCCGGGGCGCTGCTCGCGATGGCGTTGTGGCTCACGGCAGCCGCGGGCCTGCGTGCCTACCTCGAATTCAGCGTGCAGGACGACGCGGCCTACAGCCAGGTCGCGGTGCCGATCGCGGTAGTCCTCTGGCTGTATCTCACGGCACTGGCCGTGCTACTCGGAGCCGAGGTCAACGCAGCGATCGAAAAAATGTGGCCGCACGAGCGTCAGCCCTGGCGTCTCGGAAGGACTGCCCGCGCGACCGTGCGCTGA
- the crcB gene encoding fluoride efflux transporter CrcB: MFGHDKRVLAAVFVGGAIGTVARAALAEFAVHDPARWPWATFVVNIIGAFLLGCISTRLPAAGYGRALLGTGFCGGLTTFSTMQVETLRMLEHQHYGLAFGYTATSVAAGLAAVYLAIALGRR; this comes from the coding sequence GTGTTCGGTCACGATAAACGCGTACTGGCGGCGGTGTTCGTGGGCGGCGCAATCGGCACGGTGGCCCGCGCGGCCCTGGCCGAGTTCGCGGTGCACGACCCGGCCCGGTGGCCGTGGGCGACGTTCGTGGTGAACATCATCGGCGCGTTCCTGCTCGGGTGCATCAGCACCCGGTTGCCCGCGGCCGGCTACGGCCGAGCCCTGCTCGGCACCGGTTTCTGCGGCGGGTTGACGACGTTCTCCACGATGCAGGTGGAAACGCTGCGGATGCTCGAACACCAGCATTACGGCCTGGCGTTCGGCTACACCGCGACCAGTGTCGCGGCCGGACTCGCCGCGGTCTACCTCGCGATCGCCCTGGGGCGCCGGTGA